In Gimesia benthica, a single window of DNA contains:
- a CDS encoding leucine-rich repeat domain-containing protein: protein MQIFSRTILLFSLCVMALIASLVEAADDATISREQAIAIIKQFRGDIKFQKDDAQLDIKSIFFANSKIDDTGLVYLKDFNQMQDLAFYGAQLSGAGLKHLQNFNQLQKLHLVRCPLKDAELVHLKQFPALKHLYIRNAELSDEALKHMQELKQLQSLWLVSTKVTDAGLIHLKDLKELSSLNLYETKVSDAGLAHLSGLKKLKYLDLKLTQVSSTAVERLQAQIPDCKISFDRPILPAHLKVAEEVKQLKGFVRYRDANAHRILSTISLSGPQINDASLSCLKGLSGLKSLTLNQTNVSDQGLSNLKDLTGLTSLTLMQSPITNEGLSHLTGLSRLTELNLSRTAVTDAGLKHILGLKHLQKLYLINTGVTSAGIKQIKAALPKCKVETGGSTDVSMQGQAEIAALKALGAHIQNQREYKNGKYTSEYFTSIRFFGNRITDEQLRQLKMIPRLKVVTFNQTNITDKGVEYLSVLSELEQLQLSGTAITDKGVSHLSDLKNLQSLDLNRTGITDLGLVSLNKLPQLKSLNLGGTRITDKGLIHLKTLSSLETLKLYSTGITGSTLNELKPLSKLKTLDLSLTPLNDDGLKTVSELHQLQSISLTKTKITSTGVSHLAPLTKLTYLNLDYTQLDDAALPPLANLTNLSSLNLTKTLVTDVGMIHISKLKALKTLNLNHTKITSAGLDPLKSLTQLYKLGLRETAIDDSGLKTLSSLFHLRSLDLYGTQVTDAGVLHFKNKVIKPTDLNLHGTRITKTGLETLKQEFPDCQIQVSPPLDSDIEAILAKLKAAGAYRVRRLRDDGTEQLTIRFYPRLGNQTELPPINERLKLLKGLKTLEELEISDNNLTDLGLKELQHVPELRTLRINAGKLTAEGLKQVAQLKKLNLLQIQNAGITNEQLVELKDMTQLETLVLSGNQITEHGLKHLSGLTNLKGLNLSQNRIYSDGMVHLASLKNLRGLILEGTRVADQGLQDLITLPRLRTLILNGTTITDGGTQLLRKMNSLGMLSLESTYISDRGLKDLETLRGLYRLKLNDTHVTEQGVKNFQRLLPKCQIEYTTPVASTLQNIVQELKEAGADVSLIKLGNHQAIGSVYFRNPVKGIFTVDDRTDKAQVLDSCLIRISALKELRELGIHWPEFDDAKLKRIKNLKYLSELDLTGSRITDSGIQELEGMVNLQILKLNHTQISDKGITDLVKLTLPRLNQLELNQSKVTEASLDSLKALQHLRNLSLTHLVVSNSQLTEFSQALPNCHIKLKTEE, encoded by the coding sequence ATGCAAATCTTCTCACGGACTATATTGCTATTCAGCCTGTGTGTAATGGCCCTGATCGCCTCTTTGGTGGAGGCAGCGGATGACGCTACTATCAGCCGAGAACAGGCGATTGCCATTATCAAGCAGTTTCGTGGGGATATTAAATTCCAGAAAGATGATGCCCAACTCGACATCAAGTCCATCTTCTTTGCCAATTCAAAAATCGATGATACCGGCCTCGTCTATCTAAAAGATTTTAACCAGATGCAGGATCTGGCTTTTTATGGTGCCCAGCTGTCTGGAGCAGGTTTAAAACATCTGCAGAATTTCAATCAGCTGCAAAAACTACACCTGGTACGCTGCCCTCTGAAAGATGCTGAGTTGGTGCATCTCAAACAGTTCCCGGCATTAAAACACCTCTACATTCGTAATGCCGAGCTGAGTGATGAGGCCCTCAAACACATGCAGGAATTAAAGCAACTGCAGAGTTTGTGGCTGGTCTCGACCAAAGTAACAGATGCAGGACTGATCCATCTGAAAGATTTAAAAGAACTAAGCTCGCTGAACCTCTATGAGACCAAAGTCAGTGATGCCGGCCTGGCTCATTTGTCAGGTCTGAAGAAGCTGAAGTACCTGGATTTAAAGCTCACTCAAGTCAGTAGTACTGCTGTTGAGAGGCTTCAGGCGCAGATCCCGGATTGCAAAATTTCATTTGACCGACCGATCCTGCCTGCGCATCTCAAAGTGGCTGAGGAGGTGAAACAGTTAAAAGGATTTGTACGATATCGAGATGCGAACGCGCACCGGATATTGTCGACAATCAGTCTGAGTGGTCCTCAAATCAACGACGCCAGCCTTTCCTGCCTGAAAGGTCTGTCTGGGTTGAAATCACTGACGTTGAATCAGACCAATGTCAGTGACCAGGGTCTGTCAAACTTAAAAGATCTGACGGGGTTGACCTCGCTGACCCTCATGCAGTCTCCCATCACAAACGAAGGCCTGTCACATTTAACAGGGCTTTCCCGCTTAACAGAATTAAATCTGTCGAGAACAGCAGTTACCGACGCCGGGCTGAAACACATCCTGGGCCTCAAGCATTTGCAGAAATTATATTTAATCAATACCGGAGTCACCTCTGCTGGCATTAAGCAAATCAAGGCCGCATTGCCGAAATGTAAAGTTGAAACTGGCGGAAGCACTGACGTTTCCATGCAGGGGCAAGCAGAAATTGCCGCCCTCAAGGCATTGGGAGCGCACATTCAGAATCAAAGGGAGTATAAGAATGGAAAATACACTTCGGAGTATTTTACCTCGATCCGATTTTTTGGAAATCGGATCACTGACGAGCAGCTCCGACAATTAAAAATGATTCCCCGTTTGAAAGTCGTTACTTTTAATCAAACGAATATTACCGACAAGGGCGTGGAATATCTTTCCGTTTTATCAGAACTGGAACAGTTACAGTTATCAGGCACTGCGATTACTGACAAAGGTGTATCGCACCTGAGTGATTTAAAGAATCTCCAAAGTCTGGATCTCAATCGTACGGGCATCACCGACCTGGGACTGGTTTCGCTAAACAAACTGCCTCAACTCAAATCACTGAACCTGGGAGGAACTCGGATCACAGATAAAGGCCTGATACATTTAAAAACACTATCAAGCCTGGAGACACTGAAGCTTTACAGCACAGGAATTACCGGATCTACCCTGAATGAATTGAAGCCACTGTCAAAACTTAAGACATTGGATTTATCCCTCACTCCACTCAATGATGACGGATTAAAAACAGTTAGTGAATTACACCAGTTACAAAGCATCTCCCTCACAAAAACGAAAATCACAAGTACCGGGGTCTCCCATCTCGCACCGCTGACAAAATTGACATACCTGAATCTCGATTATACCCAACTCGACGATGCTGCCCTGCCACCTCTCGCCAATCTGACAAATCTCAGCTCATTGAATCTTACAAAGACACTGGTGACAGATGTCGGGATGATTCATATTTCAAAACTGAAAGCATTGAAGACACTGAATCTGAATCACACGAAGATCACAAGCGCGGGTCTCGATCCCCTGAAATCACTCACGCAGCTTTATAAGTTAGGGCTAAGAGAGACAGCCATTGATGATTCGGGACTCAAAACTCTCAGTTCCCTCTTTCACTTACGCAGTTTGGATCTTTACGGCACTCAGGTGACAGATGCAGGCGTGCTCCATTTCAAGAATAAAGTTATCAAACCGACAGATCTCAACTTACATGGCACGCGCATTACAAAAACCGGACTGGAAACACTTAAGCAGGAATTCCCGGACTGTCAGATACAGGTATCACCGCCCCTGGATTCTGACATTGAAGCGATACTCGCCAAACTGAAAGCAGCGGGTGCTTATCGTGTTCGCCGACTACGAGATGATGGGACAGAGCAGCTTACGATCCGGTTCTATCCTCGACTGGGAAACCAAACCGAATTGCCTCCCATCAATGAACGTCTGAAACTGTTAAAGGGGCTTAAGACGTTAGAAGAGCTGGAAATTTCCGATAACAATTTGACCGATCTGGGCCTCAAAGAACTTCAGCATGTTCCTGAACTGAGAACTCTACGAATTAATGCTGGTAAGCTGACTGCAGAGGGATTGAAACAGGTAGCCCAGCTCAAAAAACTGAATCTGCTGCAGATTCAGAATGCGGGCATCACTAATGAGCAACTGGTAGAGCTTAAGGACATGACTCAACTGGAAACACTGGTCCTGAGTGGCAATCAGATTACAGAACACGGCCTCAAACATCTTTCAGGCCTCACAAATCTCAAAGGACTCAATCTGAGCCAGAACCGGATTTACAGCGACGGCATGGTACATCTTGCTTCCCTCAAAAACCTCAGAGGTCTGATCCTGGAAGGGACTCGCGTGGCCGATCAGGGACTGCAAGATCTGATCACTCTACCGCGGCTACGGACATTAATTCTCAATGGAACAACCATTACAGACGGCGGAACACAGCTTTTGAGGAAGATGAACTCGCTGGGGATGTTATCACTGGAATCCACCTACATCTCCGACAGAGGGCTCAAAGATCTGGAAACGCTGCGGGGATTGTATCGACTTAAATTGAATGACACGCATGTCACGGAACAGGGAGTTAAGAACTTTCAGCGTCTCTTGCCAAAATGCCAGATTGAATACACAACACCTGTCGCATCGACTCTGCAAAACATTGTGCAGGAACTGAAAGAAGCGGGCGCTGATGTCAGCTTAATCAAACTGGGGAATCACCAGGCAATTGGTTCCGTGTATTTTCGGAATCCCGTCAAAGGTATCTTCACCGTTGATGACCGAACAGATAAAGCACAAGTGCTCGACAGTTGTCTGATACGGATCTCGGCACTCAAAGAGTTGAGAGAGTTGGGTATTCACTGGCCTGAGTTCGACGATGCGAAACTCAAACGTATCAAAAATCTAAAATACCTGTCTGAGCTCGATTTGACCGGGAGCCGTATTACTGATTCGGGGATCCAGGAATTAGAGGGGATGGTAAACCTGCAAATTCTGAAATTGAATCATACGCAAATCTCAGATAAAGGAATTACCGATCTGGTTAAGCTGACTCTGCCACGGTTGAATCAGCTCGAACTCAACCAGAGTAAAGTGACGGAGGCGTCGCTCGATTCTTTAAAAGCATTGCAGCATTTGAGAAACCTGTCTCTGACTCATCTGGTGGTTTCGAATTCGCAACTCACAGAATTCAGTCAGGCGCTACCTAACTGTCACATTAAACTCAAAACCGAAGAATAA